A genomic window from Silene latifolia isolate original U9 population chromosome Y, ASM4854445v1, whole genome shotgun sequence includes:
- the LOC141632027 gene encoding uncharacterized protein LOC141632027, whose translation MHTRHSGGELLFDPEIEATARRRNAQRKKKRKEPELDTIESFIEFDTPIIMTSMRDESAPKPNFNSSISKPKIDANNFDLKTYLIQFVQTDQFSGSPTENPNEHLNTFLDKADIKINGVSDDAIRLRLFPYSLRGSAREWLNNCDPDSFDTWDKLSSTFLQKYFPPGKTDKFRNDITGFVQHADESLYEAWERYKELQRQCPHHGIPSCVLILTFYNSLKPELQMSLNAAAGGRLDGISWDKVKALIEDLAISTYHWGNDRHVRGSKTKNDFVNVMQAKIDDLSQQVAQLKLSNGSSSSSPICQLCGVNGHDSSGCGNASMLEQVNALNGKQQWDPYSNTYNPGWAHNPKLSYGNTSNIQNLQHQVKQTFQQPPGFQPRTSYHHSPMQSRPPFQQQQQQQFQQPQAPQKSNVEVMLEQVLSQQSQYMRDQNQKNEEFSTSISQLKSSHKMIETQLAQIAQQVSQSVKSQGQFPGNTEANPKGQMNALTLRNGKVLEETTNLKRMFVEDEAIVIEDEGKAMEEIVVEKKQAYEKEASLTPPRVYVPPVPFPQRLAKAKLEQKYGKFLDILQGMHINIPFLEAISEIPSYGKFLKELLSNKKKLGASTTINLSKECSAILLNKHPQKLDDPGSFSIPCSIGGIYIQRALCDFGASVSLMPLSIFKRLQMMDVKPTRVSLQLVDRSVKFPLGVVEDVPLAIGKLVIPCDFFVMDIPEDTQVPIILGRPCLATAGAMIDVRSGKLSLQVGENKVEFELSKTMGGPSMSDSCYRVDVLEEYLSEPSFECTSSDKLQDCLTNTDSKDVELLAYAWMLDSSPSHLTEPPVDALQVTGKLGESSKPPEVELKPLPSSLKHVFLGENSTYPVIVNSALNDSQISKLLIVLRKYKSVIGYAIDDLKGISPSFCTHRILLEDDNASSIEPQRRLNPNMKEVV comes from the coding sequence ATGCACACGCGACATTCTGGTGGTGAATTGCTATTTGACCCTGAGATTGAAGCTACAGCTAGGAGACGAAACGctcaaagaaagaagaagagaaaggagCCTGAACTCGACACTATTGAGTCTTTTATAGAATTTGATACACCAATTATCATGACTTCTATGCGAGATGAAAGTGCTCCAAAGCCGAATTTCAATTCAAGTATCTCAAAGCCTAAAATTGATGCAAACAATTTTGATTTGAAGACTTATTTGATCCAGTTTGTTCAAACCGATCAATTCAGTGGATCACCAACTGAAAACCCCAACGAGCACCTGAATACATTCCTTGATAAGGCTGACATCAAGATTAATGGAGTCTCTGATGACGCCATTCGGTTGAGATTATTCCCCTATTCTCTTCGAGGGAGTGCACGTGAATGGTTGAATAATTGTGATCCTGACTCGTTCGATACTTGGGATAAGCTTTCTTCGACTTTTCTCCAAAAATACTTTCCACCAGGGAAGACTGACAAATTTAGAAATGACATTACAGGATTCGTCCAACATGCAGACGAGTCTCTCTATGAAGCTTGGGAAAGGTACAAGGAACTTCAGCGTCAATGTCCTCATCACGGGATCCCATCTTGTGTATTGATTCTTACTTTCTACAATTCCTTAAAACCGGAGCTGCAAATGAGCCTTAATGCCGCTGCTGGAGGGCGATTAGACGGGATTTCTTGGGACAAGGTCAAGGCTCTCATAGAGGATCTAGCAATAAGCACTTATCATTGGGGCAATGACCGTCATGTTCGAGGGAGCAAGACTAAAAATGACTTTGTTAATGTGATGCAAGCCAAAATTGATGATCTATCTCAACAAGTGGCTCAGCTTAAATTGAGTAATGGTTCTAGTTCTTCATCGCCAATATGTCAACTTTGTGGGGTTAATGGGCATGACTCTTCTGGGTGTGGGAATGCTTCTATGCTTGAGCAAGTTAATGCTCTTAATGGGAAGCAACAATGGGACCCTTATTCTAATACTTACAATCCAGGATGGGCTCATAATCCTAAGCTGTCATATGGAAATACCAGTAACATTCAGAATCTCCAACATCAAGTTAAGCAGACTTTTCAGCAACCGCCTGGTTTTCAACCAAGAACGTCTTATCATCATTCCCCCATGCAATCTCGTCCCCCAtttcagcaacaacaacaacaacaatttcaaCAACCTCAAGCTCCTCAAAAATCCAATGTAGAGGTGATGTTAGAGCAAGTTCTGTCCCAACAATCGCAATATATGCGGGACCAAAACCAAAAAAATGAAGAGTTTTCtacatcaatttctcaactcaaaTCCTCACATAAAATGATAGAAACTCAACTTGCTCAAATAGCCCAACAAGTAAGTCAGTCTGTGAAATCTCAAGGTCAGTTCCCGGGAAACACCGAAGCTAATCCAAAAGGTCAGATGAATGCTTTAACCTTAAGGAACGGGAAGGTACTTGAAGAGACTACTAATCTTAAGCGCATGTTTGTTGAAGATGAAGCTATTGTGATCGAGGATGAGGGCAAGGCGATGGAGGAAATTGTAGTTGAAAAGAAGCAAGCTTATGAGAAGGAAGCTTCGTTAACTCCACCTAGAGTATATGTGCCGCCTGTACCTTTTCCTCAAAGGTTAGCCAAGGCAAAATTGGAGCAAAAGTACGGAAAATTTCTAGATATCCTACAAGGAATGCACATTAATATTCCCTTTTTGGAGGCTATTTCTGAAATCCCATCTTATGGAAAATTTCTCAAGGAGCTGCTTTCTAACAAAAAGAAACTTGGAGCCAGCACGACTATTAACTTGTCTAAGGAGTGTAGTGCCATACTCCTTAACAAGCATCCTCAAAAGCTTGACGATCCTGGCAGTTTTTCAATCCCTTGTTCTATTGGAGGTATTTATATTCAACGTGCCTTATGTGATTTCGGGGCTAGTGTTAGCCTTATGCCTCTGTCGATTTTTAAGAGGTTACAAATGATGGATGTAAAGCCGACTAGAGTTTCACTACAATTGGTTGATCGGTCAGTCAAATTTCCACTTGGGGTCGTTGAAGATGTTCCCTTAGCTATTGGGAAACTTGTTATTCCATGTGATTTCTTTGTCATGGACATTCCTGAGGACACTCAAGTACCCATTATCTTGGGACGTCCATGTTTAGCCACTGCTGGAGCTATGATTGATGTGAGGAGTGGTAAGCTCTCATTGCAAGTTGGCGAAAACAAGGTAGAATTTGAGCTTAGCAAAACTATGGGCGGTCCTTCTATGAGTGATAGTTGCTACCGAGTTGATGTTTTAGAGGAGTACTTGTCTGAGCCCTCTTTTGAGTGTACATCGTCTGATAAACTACAAGATTGTCTCACCAACACTGATTCTAAGGATGTAGAGTTGTTAGCCTATGCTTGGATGCTTGACTCCTCTCCATCTCATTTAACTGAGCCTCCGGTAGACGCGTTGCAGGTAACGGGTAAGCTAGGGGAGAGTTCTAAGCCTCCCGAGGTAGAATTAAAACCACTTCCATCTTCTTTAAAACATGTCTTTTTAGGAGAAAATTCAACTTACCCAGTTATCgtcaatagtgcactcaatgaTAGCCAAATTTCTAAATTGTTGATTGTTCTTCGAAAATATAAAAGTGTCATTGGGTACGCAATTGACGATCTTAAGGGAATCAGTCCATCTTTTTGTACACATAGAATCCTTCTCGAGGACGACAATGCATCCTCCATTGAGCCTCAACGACGCCTCAATCCTAATATGAAGGAGGTTGTCTGA